In one window of Oncorhynchus kisutch isolate 150728-3 linkage group LG16, Okis_V2, whole genome shotgun sequence DNA:
- the LOC109906557 gene encoding carboxypeptidase Z-like: MEFMRRKMKTIVFMNALVTVIWCASPRCNPEDEFLGRFCKEPEPEKPKCVDIMMNYCDDMSYTHTMFPNILGHRTREEAELGPEYLLLSVVHNLLNGECTPDIRMLGCSVLVPRCEKEKVLKPCRSTCEAVRKSCRHAFEGIEMAWPYFLDCDRFFVSDQEGCYDPLEGLRVTQEEDQASIDNSPEEPHTVIQFSYQSNTQMNSILKKTAAQCPEIATTYSIGRSVEGKDLLVIEFSNNPGVHELLEPEMKYIGNMHGNEVLGRQLLIYLTQYLCSEYLLGNQRIQSLINTTRIHILPSMNPDGYELAAAEVQGTNDPENEEAQNYYSWTLGRGNAQNIDLNRNFPDLTAVAYGRRRHRHFRSDHIPIPDAYWFDKVAPETYAVMKWIRSIPFVLSANFHGGELVVSYPYDLSKHPLEEKMFSPTPDEQVFKQIARTYADAHATMSGNNSERCGSFGSIGQDGIINGAKWYSFAGGMQDFNYLHTNCLEVTVELGCDKFPAEEELYTGWQDNKEALLTFMESVHRGIKGIVKDADGNGIKGARISVRGIRHDITTAENGDYWRMLTAGIHILTASAPGYTRAMKKIHLPARMQKAGRVDFVLQKAVVEPDIEEDYNIPSMGTYERFDPYNQFERYSIREQNQNREERQEKPWWWSYFSRAHGSAPTWLLRID, translated from the exons ATGGAATTTATGCGGAGGAAAATGAAGACTATTGTTTTTATGAATGCACTTGTAACGGTTATCTGGTGTGCCTCTCCGCGCTGCAACCCTGAAGACGAATTTCTCG GTCGTTTTTGCAAAGAACCAGAACCTGAAAAAC cCAAGTGCGTGGACATCATGATGAACTACTGCGACGACATGTCCTACACCCACACCATGTTCCCCAACATCCTGGGCCACAGGACCCGTGAGGAGGCCGAGCTGGGCCCCGAGTACCTCCTCCTCAGTGTGGTCCACAACCTGCTCAATGGAGAGTGCACCCCGGACATCCGCATGCTGGGCTGCTCAGTGCTGGTGCCACGCTGTGAGAAGGAGAAA GTGCTCAAGCCGTGCAGGAGTACCTGCGAGGCGGTGCGTAAGAGCTGTCGCCACGCCTTCGAGGGCATCGAGATGGCCTGGCCCTACTTCTTGGACTGTGACCGTTTCTTTGTCAGCGACCAGGAGGGTTGTTACGACCCACTGGAGGGCCTACGAG TGACACAAGAAGAAGACCAGGCCAGTATAGACAATTCCCCTGAGGAGCCTCATACTGTCATCCAGTTTAGCTATCAGTCTAACACCCAGATGAACAGCATCCTGAAGAAGACTGCAGCGCAATGCCCCGAAATCGCCACAACTTACAGCATCGGCCGCAGTGTGGAGGGCAAAGACCTGCTAGTGATTGAGTTCTCAAACAACCCTGGAGTACATGAATTAC TTGAACCGGAGATGAAGTACATAGGCAACATGCACGGGAACGAGGTGCTGGGTCGCCAGCTGTTGATCTATCTGACCCAGTACCTGTGTTCAGAGTACCTGCTGGGGAACCAGCGCATCCAGAGCCTGATCAACACCACGCGTATCCACATCCTGCCCTCCATGAACCCTGACGGCTATGAGTTGGCTGCTGCTGAGGTCCAGGGCACCAACGACCCCGAGAATGAGGAG GCTCAGAACTACTACAGCTGGACGCTGGGTCGAGGTAATGCCCAAAACATTGACCTGAACAGGAACTTCCCTGACCTGACCGCTGTCGCCTACGGCCGCCGCAGACACCGGCATTTCCGTAGCGACCACATCCCAATCCCAGACGCTTACTGGTTTGATAAG GTAGCTCCAGAGACATACGCAGTCATGAAGTGGATCAGGTCCATTCCCTTTGTGCTCTCAGCTAACTTCCACGGAGGAGAGCTGGTGGTGTCCTATCCCTACGACCTCTCCAAACACCCACTAGAGGAGAAGATGTTCTCCCCCACGCCAGACGAACAG GTATTTAAGCAGATAGCGAGAACATATGCAGATGCCCATGCCACCATGTCAGGAAATAACTCTGAAAGGTGTGGGAGCTTTGGCAGCATCGGCCAGGACGGAATCATTAATGGAGCAAAGTGGTACAGTTTCGCAGGTG GTATGCAGGACTTCAACTACCTCCACACTAACTGTTTGGAAGTGACGGTGGAGTTGGGCTGTGATAAATTCCCAGCTGAGGAGGAGTTATACACAGGCTGGCAGGACAACAAAGAGGCTCTGCTCACATTCATGGAGTCG GTCCACCGTGGAATAAAGGGAATAGTAAAGGATGCGGATGGGAATGGAATCAAAGGTGCAAGGATATCTGTCCGAGGAATAAGGCATGACATCACAACAG CTGAAAACGGAGACTACTGGCGCATGCTAACTGCTGGAATCCACATCCTGACTGCCTCTGCACCAGGCTACACCAGGGCCATGAAGAAGATCCACCTCCCGGCACGCATGCAGAAAGCAGGCCGGGTGGACTTTGTTCTGCAGAAGGCAGTGGTGGAGCCTGACATAGAGGAGGACTATAACATCCCTTCCATGGGAACCTATGAGCGCTTTGACCCCTACAACCAGTTTGAGCGCTATTCCATTAGGGAGCAGaaccagaacagagaggagaggcaggagaaacCATGGTGGTGGAGCTACTTTAGCCGCGCCCACGGATCTGCTCCCACCTGGCTTCTCAGAATTGATTAG
- the LOC109906273 gene encoding G-protein coupled receptor 26, which yields MDFVEIIFALFIIVVAIVSLLSNLLVLLCFVQSTEIRRQVPGIFTMNLSFCNILITLLNMPSTLVGIIGNQQPFGDCLCHTVSFLETFLTANTMLSMAALSIDRWIAVVFPLSYSSKMRYKDAVIMMCYSWLHSLTFSVIALLFSWVDYSHIYASCTLHLSEESDRIKFTIFTVVFHATSFMLSLLILCFTYLKVLKVARFHCKRIDVITMQTLFLLVDIHPTVKQRCLVEQKRRKQRATKKISIFIGSFIICFAPYVITRLTELLPFVGINRHWGIFSKCLTYSKAASDPFAYSLLRQQYKKVLVTVINRLLRRDLYPSSGHNSSLDTENDYSLHRIS from the exons ATGGACTTTGTGGAAATTATCTTCGCGTTGTTCATTATTGTGGTCGCAATTGTCTCGTTGTTGTCGAACTTGCTGGTGCTGCTATGTTTTGTCCAAAGCACCGAGATCCGCCGACAGGTGCCTGGAATATTCACCATGAACCTGTCTTTCTGCAACATACTTATCACCCTTTTGAACATGCCATCGACATTGGTGGGGATTATCGGAAACCAGCAGCCTTTTGGGGATTGCCTTTGCCATACAGTGAGCTTTCTGGAGACCTTTTTGACTGCGAACACTATGTTGAGTATGGCAGCACTCAGTATAGACCGCTGGATAGCGGTGGTCTTTCCCTTGAGTTACTCCAGTAAAATGCGCTACAAGGACGCAGTGATCATGATGTGCTACTCGTGGCTCCACTCCCTCACGTTTTCCGTCATCGCCCTCCTGTTCTCCTGGGTTGACTATAGCCACATTTACGCATCGTGCACCTTGCATTTGAGCGAGGAGAGCGACAGGATAAAGTTTACAATTTTCACCGTCGTTTTCCACGCCACTAGTTTCATGCTCTCTCTACTGATCCTGTGCTTCACCTATCTGAAGGTGTTAAAAGTTGCACGCTTCCACTGCAAGAGGATTGACGTTATAACCATGCAGACCCTGTTCTTGCTGGTGGATATTCACCCAAC TGTGAAACAAAGGTGCCTGGTAGAGCAAAAGCGGAGGAAACAGAGAGCCACCAAGAAAATCAGCATTTTCATTGGGTCGTTCATCATCTGTTTTGCTCCCTATGTTATTACGAG GCTGACGGAGCTGCTTCCCTTCGTGGGCATCAATCGCCACTGGGGAATCTTCAGTAAGTGCCTGACATACAGCAAGGCTGCGTCCGACCCCTTTGCCTACTCCCTCCTGCGTCAACAGTACAAGAAGGTCCTGGTTACCGTCATCAACCGGCTGCTGCGCCGTGACCTGTACCCATCGTCTGGCCACAACAGCTCTCTGGACACAGAGAACGACTACTCTCTCCATAGGATCAGTTAA